From the Chloroflexus aurantiacus J-10-fl genome, one window contains:
- a CDS encoding FkbM family methyltransferase: protein MKLTVLQQAIRLLAYRRMFLTNLTPVDQVRTLIRQLHPLTPPTPFIRLGPAGDGGYLVPDDLAGITTCFSPGVGGIAGFEHDCANQGMTVFMADASVDGPPSHHPAFRFCKRFIGALTDEQYITLDDWVQQSLPAGNTGDLLLQMDIEGSEYEVLLATPTDLLRRFRIIVIEFHYLDQLWNKFFFRVAGRAIAKLLQTHACVHIHPNNQRGAMTLSDITIPRTMEFTFLRRDRLTGEHYRRDFPHPLDHTNTARDGLSLPKCWYGGDRR, encoded by the coding sequence ATGAAACTAACCGTTTTACAGCAGGCGATCAGGCTTTTGGCCTACCGGCGCATGTTTCTCACCAATCTCACGCCGGTTGATCAGGTACGAACCCTGATCCGTCAGCTCCATCCACTGACACCCCCGACACCCTTCATCCGGCTCGGCCCTGCCGGCGATGGTGGATACCTCGTACCTGACGATCTGGCAGGAATTACCACCTGTTTCTCGCCTGGGGTGGGTGGAATTGCCGGTTTCGAGCACGATTGCGCGAACCAGGGAATGACCGTCTTTATGGCAGATGCCTCAGTTGACGGGCCACCATCGCATCATCCGGCATTTCGCTTCTGTAAGCGCTTTATCGGCGCATTGACCGACGAGCAGTACATCACATTAGACGATTGGGTGCAGCAATCGCTGCCGGCAGGCAATACTGGCGATCTCTTGCTGCAAATGGACATTGAGGGATCGGAGTACGAAGTACTGCTGGCAACACCGACCGACCTGCTCCGCCGGTTTCGGATCATCGTGATCGAGTTTCATTATCTGGATCAGTTGTGGAATAAGTTCTTCTTCCGGGTTGCCGGTCGGGCAATCGCGAAACTGCTCCAAACCCATGCCTGTGTTCATATCCATCCAAATAATCAGCGTGGTGCGATGACGCTGAGTGACATTACTATTCCCCGTACCATGGAATTTACATTTCTCCGCCGAGATCGGTTAACCGGTGAGCACTATCGCCGTGATTTTCCCCATCCCCTCGATCACACGAATACGGCTCGTGATGGGCTTTCGCTGCCGAAGTGTTGGTATGGAGGAGATAGGAGATAG
- a CDS encoding sensor histidine kinase has product MGGRNQRELGGRQAEKTTPDILELRACLRMGVAGGYTPAALIQLAQALSYATLSEGGSVLVAGAGGGHWADLALQDIHLPVQRSNLVTRGKGVALIGLGPRYGYALAAIPMEPLEGDADLQLHDAHWSCAPEDLLAIGELLDGAIPMMQRAALLRLQPPPSSILLQIANQALDFAARQHITLALANRSLSERLRNHEDQTRMVVHDMRAPLHTLLISLKALERQGFDAGARQELLEVARESSNYLLGLIDTVLDTARLETSSWALQLQPTNLVTLIKTVCEPFRQLAHPDQPTVRVEIPVELPTIVLDSHLIERVIANLVSNAIKFTPAGGEVRIMAQLINDGHTVEIRVSDTGYGIPPEAQHHIFERFYQAREHDRRRGTGLGLYFCRLAIEAHGGSIALESEVGRGSTFIVQLPVGE; this is encoded by the coding sequence GTGGGGGGGCGCAATCAACGTGAACTTGGTGGAAGGCAGGCAGAGAAGACGACGCCAGATATTCTGGAGCTACGCGCCTGTCTTCGGATGGGGGTAGCAGGCGGCTATACCCCAGCGGCTCTTATTCAACTGGCACAGGCATTAAGCTATGCCACACTGAGCGAAGGCGGTTCGGTGTTAGTGGCAGGTGCCGGTGGTGGTCATTGGGCAGATCTGGCACTCCAGGATATCCATCTACCGGTTCAGCGCAGCAATCTGGTTACGCGCGGCAAAGGGGTGGCGCTTATCGGTTTAGGACCACGCTATGGTTACGCATTGGCCGCGATCCCGATGGAACCACTCGAAGGCGATGCCGATTTGCAGTTGCACGATGCACATTGGAGTTGTGCGCCAGAAGATTTGCTGGCAATTGGTGAATTGCTCGATGGGGCCATTCCAATGATGCAGCGCGCTGCACTCCTGCGACTCCAACCTCCACCATCCAGCATCCTCTTGCAGATTGCTAACCAGGCACTCGATTTTGCGGCACGCCAACATATCACGCTCGCCCTGGCCAACCGCTCTCTGAGCGAGCGTTTACGGAACCACGAGGATCAAACGCGCATGGTCGTACACGATATGCGGGCACCGCTGCATACGCTGCTGATTAGTCTGAAAGCACTTGAGCGACAGGGGTTTGATGCCGGTGCTCGCCAGGAGTTGCTGGAAGTTGCCCGGGAAAGTTCCAATTATCTGCTTGGCCTTATCGATACCGTGCTTGATACGGCGCGTCTGGAGACCAGTAGCTGGGCTTTGCAATTACAGCCGACCAATCTGGTTACTCTGATTAAGACGGTGTGTGAACCGTTCCGACAACTGGCGCATCCCGATCAACCGACAGTACGGGTGGAAATACCGGTAGAGTTGCCGACAATTGTGCTGGATAGCCATCTCATTGAGCGGGTGATTGCCAATCTGGTCTCGAATGCGATCAAGTTTACACCAGCAGGTGGTGAAGTCAGGATCATGGCTCAGCTCATCAACGATGGTCATACGGTTGAGATTCGGGTCAGTGATACCGGTTATGGGATACCACCCGAAGCGCAACATCATATCTTTGAGCGCTTCTATCAGGCTCGCGAACATGATCGGCGCCGTGGTACCGGGTTGGGTCTCTATTTCTGTCGGCTTGCTATCGAAGCGCACGGTGGCAGCATTGCGTTAGAGAGTGAAGTAGGGCGCGGGAGTACGTTTATTGTGCAGTTGCCGGTGGGAGAGTAG
- a CDS encoding YbcC family protein codes for MTMIETQLRSLLVTTKPIRDLTIDAVIAATKRAEQRIAPLWPLRYFVAVNPYLGLIDHTFADAAQLLARRTDARMTAPRDFYAQAIKSGRITDADLAAAIADEKLPSPAPASVAALKEFAFSKDPDPATTPLPTIADVATTVTGINWADFVTDAISTWAGAYFDLGQSYWRSPWAQLPAYAAWRAEAAHDRTAQARGVHGMRRALRELPETALETIVTAVKMLNIPEQGLEAYLHRLLLTIHGWASYARYLRWDAELYGGEDHTLTDLLAIRLVWEVALWHSFADRGVAEAWHKCKPELSNEQLTETARYALAGNILLQRAFEKSYQRQLFARLGTARPATTPQRKRVQAAFCIDVRSEIFRRALETTTDDIETIGFAGFFGFPIEYVPLAEVHGGAQCPVLLTPQFVIAEAVDGASTDEVAKIIERRALRQRVAKAWRMFKFAPISCFGFVGPVGLAYLRKLVLDTLGITRPVPHPAQFGLDARTREHVAPILEPGLIGDRPTGMTLEQRVAAAAGALKAMSLTDNFARIVLLAGHGSTTVNNPHATGLDCGACGGHTGEANVRVAVRILNDPAVRTKLKEQGIVIPDDTVFVAALHDTTTDDITIFDKHMIPASHADDLKRLEADLAAAGRLARAERAALLKIDRKADIDRQVRQRSKDWSQVRPEWGLAGCAAFIAAPRDRTAGIKLDGRSFLHSYTWQQDSDFSVLELIMTAPMIVASWINLQYYGSTVDNRLFGSGNKTLHNVVGTLGVLEGNAGDLRVGLPWQSVHDGENYVHEPMRLHVLIEAPIPAMTAIIAKHEQVRQLLDNGWLYLFALDDRGVVTHKYAGNLQWEPV; via the coding sequence ATGACCATGATTGAAACGCAGCTTCGCTCGCTACTGGTGACCACGAAGCCAATCCGCGACCTGACGATTGATGCGGTTATCGCGGCAACAAAGCGCGCCGAACAGCGGATTGCTCCGCTATGGCCATTACGCTACTTCGTGGCAGTCAATCCCTATTTGGGGCTGATCGATCACACCTTTGCCGATGCTGCGCAGTTGCTGGCCCGGCGAACAGATGCCCGTATGACGGCACCCCGCGACTTTTACGCCCAGGCCATCAAGAGTGGGCGCATCACCGATGCCGATCTTGCTGCGGCAATTGCTGACGAGAAGCTGCCCTCTCCGGCCCCGGCAAGCGTCGCTGCGCTGAAGGAGTTCGCATTCAGCAAAGATCCCGACCCGGCAACGACACCACTGCCTACTATTGCTGATGTCGCGACCACTGTTACCGGTATCAATTGGGCAGATTTCGTCACCGATGCAATCTCCACCTGGGCCGGCGCATACTTCGATCTGGGTCAATCCTACTGGCGCTCACCGTGGGCGCAGTTGCCGGCTTATGCTGCCTGGCGGGCCGAGGCCGCTCACGACCGCACTGCGCAGGCACGTGGTGTGCATGGCATGCGCCGGGCGCTCCGCGAACTACCTGAAACAGCGCTTGAGACGATTGTCACTGCGGTGAAGATGCTCAACATCCCTGAACAAGGTTTGGAAGCCTATCTGCACCGACTGTTACTGACGATTCACGGTTGGGCCAGCTATGCCCGCTACCTGCGCTGGGATGCAGAACTCTACGGCGGTGAGGATCACACGCTGACCGACCTGCTGGCAATCCGTCTGGTGTGGGAAGTTGCACTCTGGCATAGTTTTGCCGACCGGGGTGTCGCCGAGGCGTGGCACAAATGCAAGCCTGAACTGAGTAACGAACAACTGACGGAAACAGCCCGGTATGCGCTGGCCGGCAACATACTGCTCCAGCGTGCCTTCGAGAAGTCGTATCAACGCCAATTGTTTGCCCGTCTCGGCACTGCCAGACCGGCAACGACCCCACAGCGCAAGCGAGTGCAGGCGGCATTCTGCATCGATGTACGTTCTGAAATTTTTCGACGTGCGCTTGAAACCACCACCGATGACATTGAAACCATCGGTTTCGCCGGTTTCTTCGGCTTTCCCATCGAGTATGTGCCACTGGCTGAAGTCCACGGCGGTGCCCAGTGTCCGGTATTGTTGACACCTCAGTTTGTGATCGCGGAAGCAGTGGATGGTGCATCGACAGACGAAGTGGCAAAGATCATAGAGCGACGCGCTCTAAGGCAACGGGTTGCCAAGGCATGGCGCATGTTCAAGTTCGCCCCGATCTCCTGTTTCGGCTTCGTTGGCCCGGTGGGACTGGCGTATCTGCGCAAGCTGGTGCTGGATACGCTCGGCATCACCCGTCCGGTGCCACACCCGGCCCAGTTTGGTCTCGATGCCCGCACACGCGAGCACGTGGCCCCCATTCTTGAACCGGGCTTGATCGGCGACCGACCTACCGGCATGACGCTGGAACAGCGGGTCGCTGCCGCCGCCGGTGCGCTCAAGGCAATGTCGCTGACCGACAACTTCGCCCGCATTGTCTTACTGGCCGGCCATGGCTCAACAACGGTCAACAACCCGCACGCCACCGGCCTCGATTGTGGTGCCTGTGGTGGTCATACCGGTGAAGCGAATGTGCGGGTCGCTGTGCGTATTCTGAACGATCCGGCAGTACGGACCAAACTCAAGGAGCAGGGGATCGTCATTCCAGACGACACCGTGTTTGTGGCCGCCCTGCACGACACTACCACCGACGACATCACCATCTTCGATAAGCACATGATCCCGGCCAGCCATGCCGACGATCTCAAGCGGTTAGAGGCCGACCTGGCTGCCGCCGGTCGCCTGGCACGTGCCGAGCGTGCAGCCCTGCTCAAGATTGATCGCAAGGCCGACATTGATCGGCAAGTGCGTCAGCGCAGCAAAGACTGGTCGCAGGTACGACCCGAATGGGGATTGGCCGGCTGTGCAGCATTTATTGCCGCACCACGGGATCGCACTGCCGGGATCAAACTCGATGGCCGTTCCTTCCTTCACTCGTACACCTGGCAGCAAGACAGCGACTTCAGCGTCCTGGAGCTGATCATGACGGCACCGATGATTGTGGCCAGTTGGATCAACCTCCAGTACTACGGCTCGACCGTCGATAACCGGTTGTTCGGCAGTGGCAACAAAACGTTACACAACGTTGTCGGCACACTCGGCGTACTTGAGGGCAATGCCGGTGACTTACGGGTTGGATTACCCTGGCAGTCAGTGCACGACGGAGAAAATTATGTCCACGAACCGATGCGGCTCCACGTGCTGATTGAAGCCCCCATCCCGGCGATGACAGCCATCATCGCCAAACACGAGCAGGTGCGGCAACTGCTCGATAACGGCTGGCTCTACCTGTTTGCCCTTGATGATCGGGGAGTCGTCACCCACAAGTACGCCGGCAATCTTCAGTGGGAACCGGTATAG
- a CDS encoding DMT family transporter, which yields MKYWLYLMLAILTEVVATSALKASAGFSRPLPSLIVVAGYAISFYAMSLALEAIPVGIAYAVWSGIGIVLITVAAWFLYGQRLDVWALIGIGFIIVGVVILNLLSKVEVR from the coding sequence ATGAAATACTGGCTCTACCTGATGCTGGCAATTCTGACCGAAGTTGTGGCTACCTCAGCGCTCAAAGCCAGCGCCGGCTTTAGCCGTCCCTTGCCATCACTGATCGTTGTAGCGGGCTATGCAATCTCGTTTTACGCGATGTCGCTGGCGCTGGAGGCAATACCCGTTGGCATCGCTTATGCAGTCTGGTCGGGAATCGGGATTGTGCTGATCACGGTTGCGGCCTGGTTCCTGTACGGCCAGCGGCTTGATGTATGGGCACTCATTGGGATTGGGTTCATTATTGTCGGGGTGGTTATTTTGAATCTTTTGTCAAAAGTTGAGGTGCGCTAA
- a CDS encoding proton-conducting transporter membrane subunit, which yields MDVLVSNLALLGYLPPLLLMAVALLAAINLLPSTHLTFQIGRLIGIGSFLILLGIGIVVFTSGPIVSPTIGVGEIGFVARFDALSVVMSWLVILLGTLLIQFSRNYLDGDPRQKVFFLRLYLTIGTVLLMVSSGNLWQLVLAWIGTSLALHELLVFYPERSRAIRAARKKFVVARIGDICLIIAAVLLASDFGTTDIGMIRAAAASALATGVIPTGAAIAAILIVITAALKSAMFPFHGWLLEVMETPTPVSALLHAGLLNAGIFLVVRFGELVFLSTPALILLIVIGGFTAIFASSAMITQSSVKVSLAYSSAAHMAFMLMLCGFGAHTVAIMHLIAHSCYKAHAFLSSGSIIEYVRNTGIQKLDKVPNPLQLLVNIVLAIAIFLAVATALGIDVTKRPAETAMITIFMIAVAYLIVKGTTGQAPLYVASRTIGMATLVTIAFFILEVVAEAIFGSAVAVYPPLDPTTFTMVIVSVIAFALVMILSVYLPILKDRPAWRTFYVHLKNGFYANTLFDRFIDTFRLAR from the coding sequence ATGGACGTGTTGGTCAGTAACCTGGCGCTGTTGGGGTATCTCCCACCACTGTTGTTGATGGCCGTGGCCTTGCTCGCGGCCATCAATCTGTTGCCGTCGACTCATCTGACATTTCAGATCGGACGGCTGATCGGGATCGGTTCATTTTTGATCCTCCTCGGTATTGGGATTGTTGTCTTTACTTCTGGGCCAATAGTAAGCCCAACCATCGGTGTTGGTGAGATCGGGTTTGTCGCCAGGTTTGACGCACTGAGTGTCGTAATGTCGTGGTTGGTCATCTTGCTGGGTACGCTCTTGATCCAGTTTAGCCGTAATTACCTCGATGGTGATCCACGCCAGAAGGTGTTTTTTCTTCGTCTCTATCTAACAATTGGTACAGTGTTATTGATGGTATCATCCGGCAATCTCTGGCAATTGGTGCTGGCCTGGATTGGTACCAGTCTTGCCCTGCACGAATTGCTGGTCTTCTACCCCGAACGCTCACGCGCCATCCGGGCCGCCCGCAAGAAGTTTGTCGTAGCGCGGATCGGAGACATCTGCCTTATCATTGCGGCAGTTCTCCTTGCCTCGGATTTTGGCACGACCGACATCGGCATGATCCGGGCTGCCGCTGCCTCAGCTCTTGCCACAGGCGTTATCCCAACCGGAGCAGCCATCGCTGCCATTTTGATTGTCATAACCGCAGCTTTGAAATCGGCGATGTTTCCCTTCCACGGTTGGCTGCTTGAGGTGATGGAGACACCTACGCCGGTTTCAGCACTGCTGCACGCCGGTCTGCTGAATGCGGGCATCTTCCTGGTTGTCCGTTTCGGTGAACTGGTGTTTCTCTCCACCCCGGCACTGATCCTGCTGATCGTGATTGGTGGCTTTACCGCCATCTTCGCTTCATCGGCAATGATTACTCAGAGCAGCGTGAAGGTCTCGCTGGCCTATTCCAGTGCTGCACACATGGCGTTTATGCTGATGCTGTGTGGGTTTGGCGCGCACACAGTAGCGATTATGCACCTGATCGCCCACTCGTGTTACAAGGCGCACGCTTTCCTGTCGTCGGGCAGCATTATTGAATACGTGCGCAATACCGGCATCCAGAAACTCGACAAAGTCCCCAATCCGTTGCAGTTGCTGGTGAATATCGTGCTGGCAATCGCCATCTTCCTGGCAGTCGCGACAGCACTGGGGATTGATGTCACCAAACGCCCCGCCGAGACCGCAATGATCACGATCTTTATGATCGCGGTTGCCTATCTGATTGTCAAAGGCACGACCGGCCAGGCCCCGCTGTACGTTGCGAGTCGCACCATTGGTATGGCAACCCTGGTCACCATCGCCTTTTTCATCCTCGAAGTTGTCGCTGAAGCCATATTCGGTTCGGCGGTTGCTGTCTACCCACCACTTGATCCGACTACCTTCACAATGGTGATTGTGTCGGTGATCGCGTTTGCGTTGGTAATGATCCTCAGCGTCTACCTGCCGATCCTGAAGGATCGTCCGGCCTGGCGCACCTTCTACGTCCATCTCAAGAATGGTTTCTACGCTAACACGCTGTTTGACCGCTTCATCGATACGTTTCGCCTGGCCCGTTAA
- a CDS encoding clostripain-related cysteine peptidase, translating into MTARVVAVSGSLAGRSIPLGDIPMTFGRAPENTVVIASQRASRRHAEIRREGGVYLLIDLGSSNGTFLNGQPVQRQILRNGDTFTIGDESFRFEELAVGLDPTVPIGSSPPATPPAAPGWSAQPPPATPPAAPGWSAQPPPATPPAAPGWSAQPPPATPPAAPGWSAQPPPAAPPSDGGFRLPPTPPPVAPPRPQPRRFPIWLLIGGLFTCIILAAAVAGGVMFLNRGGTIAGGGNNTDNSGGSNIVNTSPTTAPPTAPTREPPPDAAEWTILVYLDGDNNLEADAIDDFLEMARVGSTEQVHIVVQMDRIRSPETWDDERYNNWDGSLRFRVESGMEPDPANALADIGERNMGDPATLTDFLIWGIETYPARRYAIILWDHGASWLGIASDDTDGDVLNLPEISSALQNALERTQIGGFELIGFDACLMAQIDVLQTVAPYGRVAVASAELEPNSGWAWDAWLEQLVANPAQDGAAIAPVIVQTYIDSFRDSRADEVTLSAFDLTRINDIVRELDGLAQTLQRDVEQSYTAIGQARSFTNVYAPAYSEDFNAIDLPHFLALLPQQGASSAITEQAGQLLRTIESARLANGVGRYHRESGGLSIYFPQLVDLYAEAYERASPLPRATAWEEFLNAYYQAGNVVVQRPTISDLLINREVVSINEPASLTGTVAGNDIAYVFQFIGIPNDRRDTVDLILVDFIYPPGTIPGNQVPNWDAGEYNIRLNWDATSWYLSNGSDVIEVLLGPIKYGSEFYGVEGIYTSTATGEQINAGLIFSIQGNEAQLVRIWGFPRAAGKQEPQPFELIPRAGDTFTAYYRSYTDTGSGLEANRFEGQTITFGDAPMKALRGPTLNGNYVMGFLVRDISGNYHYDYVDVTVDNTGVPVDSGNVVVPTPGTSQAGFQRYEGTLGFTIDYPQEWRAFDTGDDRIIFSHRENDDGVYVVVDVYKFIDSDPAVATRTLMEELKRLVEQNGELRVDTTDFRAAGIDGLKIEYVYPNQRGGNSYVVAIVVTSPNTGWTYLVMFEAPEENFDRQLDLFNQMLNSLVIG; encoded by the coding sequence ATGACAGCACGTGTCGTCGCGGTAAGCGGCTCCCTTGCGGGTCGCTCTATTCCGCTCGGTGACATTCCAATGACCTTCGGTCGTGCCCCCGAAAACACGGTCGTCATTGCCAGTCAGCGTGCATCCCGTCGGCATGCCGAGATTCGACGTGAAGGCGGTGTATATCTTCTGATCGATCTGGGAAGTTCCAACGGTACTTTTCTGAATGGTCAACCTGTTCAACGCCAGATATTACGCAACGGCGATACATTTACTATCGGTGACGAGAGCTTTCGGTTTGAAGAATTAGCTGTCGGCCTCGATCCGACGGTGCCGATCGGCTCATCACCACCCGCGACGCCACCGGCTGCGCCCGGCTGGTCGGCGCAACCACCGCCCGCGACGCCACCGGCTGCGCCTGGCTGGTCGGCGCAACCACCGCCCGCGACGCCACCGGCTGCGCCTGGCTGGTCGGCGCAACCACCGCCCGCGACGCCACCGGCTGCGCCTGGCTGGTCGGCGCAACCACCACCCGCAGCACCGCCATCTGATGGTGGTTTTCGCTTACCACCCACCCCACCACCTGTTGCCCCACCCCGACCACAACCTCGTCGCTTTCCAATCTGGTTACTGATAGGTGGATTGTTTACCTGTATCATTCTGGCCGCAGCCGTGGCCGGTGGGGTCATGTTCCTAAACCGTGGTGGAACAATTGCCGGTGGTGGTAACAATACGGATAACAGTGGTGGGAGCAATATTGTGAACACGTCGCCCACCACGGCACCGCCAACCGCGCCCACTCGCGAGCCACCACCTGATGCTGCCGAATGGACAATTCTCGTCTACCTTGATGGCGATAATAACCTGGAAGCTGATGCCATTGACGATTTTCTCGAAATGGCACGAGTAGGATCGACGGAGCAGGTTCATATTGTTGTCCAAATGGATCGCATTCGCTCGCCGGAAACGTGGGACGATGAGCGTTACAATAATTGGGATGGATCGCTGCGCTTCCGGGTGGAGAGTGGTATGGAGCCTGATCCGGCAAATGCGCTCGCTGATATTGGTGAGCGAAACATGGGCGATCCGGCGACACTGACCGACTTCCTGATCTGGGGGATTGAGACCTATCCGGCGCGTCGCTACGCGATCATTCTCTGGGATCACGGTGCATCGTGGTTGGGCATTGCTAGCGATGATACCGATGGTGATGTGTTGAACTTGCCTGAGATTAGCTCGGCGTTGCAAAATGCGCTGGAACGCACGCAGATCGGCGGTTTCGAGCTGATCGGGTTTGATGCCTGTCTGATGGCGCAGATTGATGTATTACAAACGGTGGCACCGTATGGGCGAGTCGCAGTGGCTTCAGCCGAATTGGAGCCGAATAGCGGTTGGGCATGGGATGCCTGGCTCGAACAACTGGTTGCCAATCCGGCTCAGGATGGCGCGGCGATTGCACCGGTTATTGTGCAGACCTACATAGATTCGTTCAGAGACAGCCGTGCCGATGAAGTAACCCTCTCGGCATTCGATCTGACGCGCATCAATGATATTGTCAGGGAACTCGATGGCCTGGCACAAACACTCCAGCGTGATGTGGAGCAGAGCTATACTGCCATCGGCCAGGCTCGCTCTTTCACCAACGTCTACGCACCTGCCTACTCAGAGGATTTTAATGCTATTGATCTACCGCATTTTCTCGCCCTTCTCCCTCAGCAAGGTGCGAGTAGTGCTATCACGGAACAGGCGGGGCAGCTCTTGCGTACTATTGAATCAGCACGGTTGGCAAATGGCGTAGGCCGCTATCATCGTGAAAGCGGTGGTCTTTCGATCTACTTCCCGCAATTAGTCGATCTTTACGCTGAAGCCTATGAACGGGCGTCGCCATTACCACGGGCTACCGCATGGGAAGAGTTTCTGAACGCTTACTATCAGGCCGGTAATGTTGTTGTCCAGCGGCCAACCATCAGCGACTTGCTGATCAATCGAGAGGTAGTGAGTATTAATGAACCGGCCAGTCTCACCGGGACAGTTGCCGGGAACGATATTGCTTATGTCTTCCAGTTCATCGGCATTCCCAACGACCGTCGTGATACGGTCGATCTGATCCTGGTTGATTTTATCTATCCACCTGGAACGATTCCCGGTAACCAGGTTCCAAATTGGGACGCCGGCGAGTATAATATACGTCTGAACTGGGATGCGACGAGCTGGTATCTGAGCAATGGCAGTGACGTGATTGAGGTCTTACTCGGCCCAATCAAGTATGGTTCAGAGTTCTACGGCGTCGAAGGCATCTACACCTCAACGGCAACCGGAGAGCAGATCAACGCTGGTCTCATCTTTTCAATCCAGGGCAACGAAGCCCAACTGGTGCGCATCTGGGGCTTTCCCCGGGCTGCCGGCAAGCAAGAGCCACAGCCGTTCGAGTTAATCCCGCGCGCAGGTGACACCTTTACCGCCTATTATCGCTCGTACACCGATACCGGCAGCGGGTTGGAGGCGAATCGGTTCGAGGGTCAGACCATCACCTTCGGGGATGCGCCGATGAAGGCGCTACGCGGCCCCACACTCAACGGGAATTACGTGATGGGCTTTCTCGTGCGCGACATTTCCGGCAATTATCACTATGATTACGTGGATGTCACTGTAGACAATACCGGTGTTCCGGTTGATTCGGGTAACGTTGTTGTGCCAACACCCGGGACATCGCAGGCCGGATTCCAACGCTATGAAGGCACATTAGGCTTTACCATCGACTACCCGCAGGAGTGGCGAGCATTTGATACTGGTGATGATCGTATCATCTTCTCACACCGCGAAAACGATGACGGTGTATACGTTGTTGTGGATGTATATAAGTTTATAGACAGCGACCCGGCTGTCGCTACCCGTACCCTGATGGAAGAACTTAAACGGCTGGTCGAGCAAAATGGTGAGTTACGTGTCGATACAACCGATTTTCGTGCTGCCGGCATCGACGGTCTGAAGATCGAGTATGTCTACCCCAATCAGCGGGGTGGCAACAGTTATGTGGTCGCAATCGTGGTCACCAGTCCAAATACCGGCTGGACATACCTGGTCATGTTTGAAGCACCAGAGGAGAATTTCGACCGTCAACTCGATCTCTTTAATCAGATGCTTAACAGCCTCGTAATAGGGTAG
- a CDS encoding LysR family transcriptional regulator: MLNYHHLRYFWIVAHEGNLTRAARKHNIAQSALSMQISALEEYLGQPLFERAGRRLVLTEAGHIALDFADAIFAKGDELLGTFGRLAEAHQKVLRVGALATLSRNFQVGFLRPLFADPEITVIVRSGTLDELLGSLKLYDLDIVLATGVPNRDHATPWIVHIIDTQPVGLIGQPRSDRYQQPLEVLLQREPLIVPSPESTIRTGFDALVHRLGIRPRIVAEIDDMAMMRLVAREHNGLAVIPPIVVTDELRSGMLVEYAELPELVETFCAITMPRRFPNPLLRLVLPGHTTPE, from the coding sequence ATGCTGAACTACCATCACCTCCGATATTTCTGGATCGTGGCTCATGAAGGTAATCTGACGCGGGCCGCTCGTAAACACAACATTGCCCAGTCTGCGCTTTCGATGCAGATCAGCGCGCTCGAAGAGTATCTGGGCCAGCCACTGTTTGAGCGTGCCGGTCGTCGTCTGGTGTTGACCGAAGCCGGTCACATTGCGTTGGACTTTGCCGACGCGATTTTTGCCAAAGGTGACGAACTGCTCGGTACCTTTGGCCGGCTGGCAGAAGCACACCAAAAGGTCTTGCGGGTTGGTGCGCTGGCAACCTTATCGCGCAATTTTCAAGTGGGGTTTTTGCGTCCTTTGTTTGCCGATCCCGAAATTACCGTGATTGTCCGTTCCGGCACGCTGGACGAGCTACTTGGGAGTCTGAAGCTCTACGATCTGGATATTGTGCTGGCAACCGGTGTTCCCAATCGCGACCACGCTACGCCGTGGATTGTCCATATCATCGATACGCAACCGGTAGGGCTGATTGGACAGCCGCGATCAGATCGGTATCAGCAACCTCTGGAGGTATTGCTCCAGCGTGAACCGCTTATCGTGCCATCACCGGAGTCTACGATTCGCACCGGCTTTGATGCGCTTGTTCATCGGCTAGGTATTCGCCCTCGTATCGTGGCTGAAATCGACGATATGGCGATGATGCGTCTTGTGGCGCGTGAACACAACGGATTAGCAGTCATTCCACCAATCGTCGTGACAGATGAGTTGCGCAGCGGGATGCTGGTGGAATACGCTGAACTGCCAGAGCTTGTCGAGACCTTCTGTGCGATTACCATGCCACGGCGCTTTCCCAATCCTCTGCTGCGGTTGGTGCTACCCGGACACACAACACCGGAATAA